A genomic window from Megalobrama amblycephala isolate DHTTF-2021 linkage group LG2, ASM1881202v1, whole genome shotgun sequence includes:
- the si:busm1-57f23.1 gene encoding cystatin-8: protein MDVCFLLLVSFLSVFHYSNADQPLEETLVVARKVDLLGGWTDANPEREDVQEAAKEAVELFNTKSKAKKYFKLINITSARTQITNMINYKIEATIGKTKCRKSDDANIEGANIEACGMAKKQLACKFEVTLNPMNDDHEVQKMSCRRSS, encoded by the exons ATGGATGTCTGCTTTCTCCTCCTTGTGTCTTTTCTCTCTGTGTTTCATTACAGCAATGCTGACCAGCCTTTGGAGGAAACACTAGTTGTAGCAA GAAAGGTGGATCTGCTCGGTGGCTGGACCGACGCCAACCCAGAGAGGGAAGATGTTCAAGAAGCTGCTAAAGAAGCTGTAGAGTTATTCAACACGAAGTCCAAAGCCAAGAAATACTTCAAACTTATCAATATCACATCGGCTCGCACTCAG ATAACAAATATGATAAACTACAAAATAGAGGCCACTATTGGAAAGACAAAATGCCGCAAATCAGACGATGCAAATATTGAAGGTGCAAATATTGAGGCTTGTGGCATGGCAAAAAAG caactGGCATGTAAGTTTGAAGTAACCCTTAACCCAATGAATGATGACCATGAGGTGCAGAAGATGTCCTGCAGAAGATCCTCTTGA
- the rassf6 gene encoding ras association domain-containing protein 6 — translation MNAGQSNSVVQIGAGKSCSRAEFFSLLNNYNCFLKDKAHLQLSIYENAGKVTFEGILAISWGVKRPIQLQIQDEKQIFTNDSSVKSPDPISPLGNKRGMTRWGEFDDLRIDEVEEAGPTKPENPTKDYIEYESQTLRPSRTVPISEESSYLVRTVSDVSLVKMRVKSKKMVESQKNRNNRFSINGHFYNYKTSIFIPSYGATTNVHINSKMTTQEVITQLLLKFKVENSPNDFALYCIHQSGEKRRLSSSDLPLWERLLEGPSNSIMKMFLMDADEQEVSLDVAQYLNLEMPILRVILQKLEEQEHQEKQKIIAKYEKERSLLLHCLKKKIPVKTETTV, via the exons ATGAATGCAGGTCAGTCAAACTCTGTTGTTCAAATTGGAGCTGGAAAATCTTGTTCCAG GGCTGAATTTTTCTCTTTATTGAACAACTACAACTGCTTTCTTAAAGACAAAGCACACCTGCAGCTCTCCATCTATGAG AATGCAGGGAAGGTGACATTTGAAGGCATCCTTGCCATTTCCTGGGGTGTGAAGAGACCCATTCAGTTACAAATACAAGATGAGAAGCAGATATTTACAAATGACTCATCAGTTAAGTCACCAGACCCCATCAGTCCACTTGGAAACAAAAG GGGTATGACACGTTGGGGAGAATTTGATGATCTTCGTATTGATGAAGTGGAGGAAGCTGGACCCACAAAACCTGAAAATCCTACTAAAG ACTACATTGAATACGAGAGCCAGACTTTAAGGCCTTCCCGGACTGTGCCTATCAGTGAAGAAAGTTCATATCTAGTCCGTACAGTGAGTGATGTCTCGCTGGTGAAAATGAGGGTGAAAAGTAAGAAGATGGTAGAAAGTCAGAAGAACAGAAATAATCGCTTCTCCATCAACGGACACTTCTACAATTACAAG acATCTATTTTTATACCATCATATGGAGCAACCACGAATGTGCACATTAACAGCAAGATGACAACACAAGAGGTCATTACACAGCTGCTTCTGAAATTTAAA gtAGAAAACAGTCCAAATGATTTTGCTCTCTACTGCATTCATCAAAGTGGAG AGAAACGAAGGTTGAGCAGTTCAGACCTGCCATTGTGGGAACGTCTTCTAGAGGGACCATCAAACAGCATTATGAAAATGTTCCTCATGGATGCAGATGAACAGGAAGTTAGCCTTGAT GTCGCTCAGTACCTCAATTTAGAGATGCCCATTTTGAGAGTAATTCTGCAGAAGCTGGAAGAGCAAGAGcatcaagaaaaacaaaaaataatcgCAAA GTATGAAAAAGAACGGAGTCTGTTGTTGCATTGCTTGAAAAAAAAGATACCGGTCAAAACCGAGACAACTGTATAA